From the genome of Acinetobacter lwoffii, one region includes:
- the cadR gene encoding Cd(II)/Pb(II)-responsive transcriptional regulator: MHLKIGELSKKTSCSVLTIRFYEKEGLIPEPERTEGNYRLYDIGYVERIKFILNCRTLNMSLNEIRQLLTYKDNPKKNCSDVNELIDLHVSAIRENIIKQQKLIEQLSDLRGTCDGLCTIDQCGVLKNLA; the protein is encoded by the coding sequence ATGCATTTAAAAATTGGTGAACTCTCTAAAAAAACCTCATGTTCAGTATTAACAATTAGGTTTTATGAAAAGGAAGGTTTAATTCCGGAACCCGAAAGAACGGAAGGAAATTACCGCCTTTACGATATAGGCTATGTTGAGCGAATTAAGTTTATTTTGAATTGCCGAACTTTAAATATGAGTTTGAATGAAATTCGTCAATTACTCACCTATAAAGATAATCCCAAGAAAAATTGTTCAGATGTGAATGAATTAATTGACTTACATGTCAGTGCTATCAGAGAAAATATAATCAAGCAACAAAAGCTTATTGAACAATTATCTGATTTAAGAGGTACTTGTGATGGCTTATGTACAATTGACCAATGTGGAGTTCTAAAAAATCTAGCTTGA
- a CDS encoding IS4-like element ISAbe18 family transposase yields the protein MSHQNTVFHELIKPVVRQDFEQLAKVHHVGQKFRAASRWDQFIAILMSQFSCRQSLRDIQSNLECQQEKLSHLGAKSIPRSTLARINEQQPAALYQQLFHKLLKYYEHSKVAHKFRFKNPLYSLDASHIDLSLSLCEWAKVHDSKASMKLSIGLNHSNDIPEFVAVENGKENDMVQGRKFQFPAGSIVVFDKGYVDYQWYANLTAQNIGFVTRFRPKSVYQVIQQHPVLESKGILKDETIQLNSAHALKRKAPVLRRIEYRDQQSGKHFSFLSNNFHLAASTIAAIYKDRWKVELFFKAIKQNLKLKAFLGRSRNAIQTQIWIAMIAYLLVSFAQHLGKTGWTVQRLLRIIQVNLFERRTLKALFSPDKIPIKQEEAQMSFLL from the coding sequence TTGTCACATCAGAATACCGTATTTCATGAGCTAATTAAACCTGTTGTGCGACAGGATTTTGAACAACTTGCTAAAGTACACCATGTTGGACAGAAATTTAGAGCGGCTTCCCGGTGGGATCAGTTTATTGCCATATTGATGTCTCAATTCTCTTGTAGACAAAGTCTGAGAGATATTCAATCCAATTTGGAGTGCCAACAGGAAAAGCTAAGTCATCTCGGAGCAAAGTCTATTCCCCGAAGCACGCTGGCACGAATCAATGAGCAGCAGCCTGCTGCCTTGTATCAACAGCTATTTCACAAGTTGCTTAAATACTATGAACACTCAAAAGTAGCTCATAAATTTCGCTTTAAGAATCCCTTGTATTCCTTGGATGCCAGTCATATTGACCTGTCGCTTTCCTTATGTGAATGGGCCAAAGTTCACGACTCAAAAGCCAGCATGAAACTCAGCATAGGATTGAATCACAGCAATGATATTCCTGAGTTTGTTGCAGTTGAAAATGGCAAAGAAAATGACATGGTACAAGGCCGCAAATTCCAGTTTCCTGCTGGCAGCATTGTAGTTTTTGATAAAGGCTATGTCGATTACCAATGGTATGCAAATCTGACTGCTCAAAACATTGGATTTGTCACACGTTTTAGGCCTAAATCTGTGTATCAGGTGATCCAGCAACATCCAGTGCTTGAATCCAAAGGTATTCTAAAAGATGAAACCATTCAGCTGAATAGCGCACATGCCCTAAAAAGAAAAGCCCCAGTGTTAAGAAGAATTGAATATAGAGATCAGCAAAGTGGCAAGCACTTTAGCTTTCTCAGCAATAACTTTCATTTAGCCGCCTCCACCATTGCGGCGATTTATAAAGATCGTTGGAAAGTTGAGCTGTTCTTTAAGGCGATTAAGCAGAATCTCAAATTAAAAGCGTTTCTAGGCCGCAGCAGGAACGCAATTCAGACACAAATCTGGATTGCGATGATCGCCTATTTATTGGTGAGTTTCGCTCAACATTTAGGGAAAACAGGTTGGACAGTTCAACGTTTACTCAGAATAATTCAAGTGAATTTGTTTGAAAGAAGAACTTTAAAAGCTTTATTTTCACCCGATAAAATACCCATAAAACAAGAGGAAGCTCAAATGAGCTTCCTCTTGTGA
- a CDS encoding four-helix bundle copper-binding protein yields the protein MINTKFSECISACTNCSLICTECATSCLKEKDLEMMRECIQRCLECADICQLCVRMQQHNSPFLKEICELCAKICEYCAEECEKHSHDHCKKCAEACRQCAEECRKIAM from the coding sequence ATGATTAATACGAAATTTTCAGAGTGTATTTCTGCATGTACAAACTGTTCACTTATTTGTACTGAATGTGCAACTTCTTGTTTAAAAGAAAAAGATTTAGAGATGATGCGTGAATGTATTCAACGTTGTCTAGAATGTGCAGATATTTGTCAGTTATGTGTGCGTATGCAACAACATAACTCACCTTTCCTCAAAGAGATTTGTGAGCTTTGTGCTAAGATCTGTGAATATTGTGCGGAAGAGTGTGAAAAACATTCACATGATCATTGTAAAAAATGTGCTGAGGCTTGCCGTCAGTGTGCAGAAGAATGTCGAAAAATTGCCATGTAA
- a CDS encoding arsenic resistance protein yields the protein MENIRNFLEDNQVKIYFCTIFIGVIFGLTISGATILESLINPALALMLFATFLQVPIAEIGKALKNLRFISALLITNFIALPLITAGLIQFLPENPLIRLAVLFVLLAPCIDYVITFTHVGKGNARLLLAMTPVLLLIQMILLPIYLGVLLGEEVAQLVEIGPFVHAFVWFIVAPLAMAAIVQFIGNRNEQAEKVAESLNLFPVPATALVLFIVLASVMPQIGLAKSAALQALPIYISFAIIAPFVGWIIARIFRLESGSASAVSFSASYRNSFVILPLAFAIPGSMPIIPAVILTQTIVELCFLPIYIRLIPRLFKTWRFKHLSSCYS from the coding sequence ATGGAAAATATTCGAAATTTTCTTGAAGATAATCAAGTCAAAATCTACTTCTGTACCATCTTTATCGGAGTTATTTTTGGATTAACCATCAGTGGAGCGACGATTTTAGAAAGTTTGATTAACCCTGCACTGGCATTAATGTTATTTGCTACTTTTTTACAAGTACCTATTGCAGAAATTGGCAAGGCATTAAAAAATTTACGTTTTATTTCTGCATTACTTATTACTAACTTTATTGCCTTACCTTTAATTACGGCAGGTCTAATACAATTTTTACCTGAAAACCCACTTATTCGTTTAGCTGTACTTTTTGTTCTACTAGCACCGTGTATTGATTATGTGATTACTTTCACCCATGTTGGGAAAGGTAATGCAAGATTATTACTTGCGATGACACCTGTATTATTGCTTATCCAAATGATCTTATTACCAATTTATCTTGGTGTACTCCTCGGAGAAGAGGTAGCTCAGCTTGTTGAAATTGGTCCTTTTGTCCATGCGTTTGTATGGTTCATTGTTGCACCCTTAGCAATGGCAGCTATAGTTCAGTTCATTGGGAATAGAAATGAACAAGCAGAAAAAGTGGCTGAAAGCCTAAACTTATTTCCTGTACCTGCCACAGCCCTAGTTTTGTTTATCGTCCTAGCATCAGTTATGCCTCAAATTGGGCTTGCAAAAAGTGCAGCTCTTCAAGCTTTACCAATTTATATTTCTTTTGCCATTATTGCTCCATTCGTGGGTTGGATAATTGCTCGTATTTTTCGATTAGAATCTGGCTCTGCTAGTGCTGTGTCCTTTTCAGCATCATATAGAAATTCATTTGTTATTCTTCCATTAGCTTTTGCAATTCCGGGAAGTATGCCCATAATTCCTGCTGTAATCTTGACTCAGACTATCGTTGAACTATGCTTTTTACCAATCTATATTCGTCTGATACCTCGACTATTCAAAACCTGGAGATTTAAACATTTAAGTAGTTGTTATAGTTAG
- a CDS encoding type II toxin-antitoxin system RelE family toxin, translating to MTYKLLRHKDFTAEWEKLPVAIRDQFKKKLAKVIEQPHIPKNMLRGDLAGCYKIKLLKAGVRLVYQVKDDQVVILLITVGKRADSIVYDEAKKRIKD from the coding sequence ATGACTTATAAGCTTTTACGTCACAAGGACTTTACAGCAGAATGGGAAAAACTCCCTGTTGCTATACGAGATCAATTTAAAAAGAAACTAGCCAAAGTCATAGAGCAGCCACATATTCCAAAGAATATGCTTAGAGGCGATCTTGCAGGTTGCTATAAAATCAAATTATTAAAAGCTGGTGTCCGACTTGTCTATCAAGTTAAAGATGATCAGGTAGTTATCCTGCTCATTACCGTCGGAAAACGAGCTGATAGCATAGTTTATGACGAAGCGAAAAAGCGAATTAAAGACTAA
- a CDS encoding cation transporter, whose amino-acid sequence MSGCGCSKETPCEDKKSQQENHPSIAEASNSKNCDNTPSCCGEEEEEKSSSPCCNTSNSCEDTAQSCCGSDPKENLSTENVLKDSHYMSEYLVPKMDCSAEEQMVRMALSSIDGVQKLIFDLPNRSLKVLHNQKDENITTKLEALGFGAKLVKTETYISNQQAKQTSTYTIPKMDCSAEEQMVRMALADIEAVKGLTFDLPNRKLKVFHNEGIQQITAKLEGLGFGAKLDETQLSTGDIPNEPDPVRQAKVLKLLLGINALLFFIEFISGIIAASTGLIADSLDMFADAAVYGIALYAVGKAAKYQVKAAHFAGWIQLLLAVIVIIDVIRRFMFGSEPESTLMIVIGLLALIANVTCLYLISGHREDGAHMKASWIFSANDVVVNMGVIFAGVLVAWTGSAYPDLIIGILVSLFVLNGARKILALK is encoded by the coding sequence ATGAGTGGCTGTGGATGTAGTAAAGAAACACCATGCGAAGATAAGAAATCTCAACAAGAAAATCATCCATCAATTGCAGAAGCAAGCAATTCAAAGAATTGTGATAATACGCCTAGCTGTTGTGGTGAAGAGGAAGAAGAAAAATCTTCATCTCCTTGCTGTAACACTTCAAACAGTTGTGAAGATACCGCTCAATCCTGTTGTGGTTCTGATCCCAAAGAAAATTTAAGCACTGAAAACGTTTTAAAAGATTCGCACTACATGAGTGAATACTTAGTTCCCAAAATGGATTGTTCTGCGGAAGAACAGATGGTTCGTATGGCGCTATCTTCAATTGATGGTGTTCAAAAACTCATCTTTGATTTACCTAACCGTTCTTTAAAGGTTCTACATAATCAAAAAGATGAAAATATAACCACCAAACTTGAAGCTTTGGGTTTTGGTGCAAAGCTTGTGAAGACTGAAACTTATATAAGCAATCAACAGGCTAAGCAAACAAGTACCTACACCATTCCTAAAATGGATTGCTCTGCTGAAGAGCAAATGGTCCGTATGGCTCTTGCAGATATTGAAGCAGTTAAAGGTCTTACTTTTGATCTTCCCAATCGAAAACTGAAAGTCTTCCATAATGAAGGGATTCAGCAAATTACGGCTAAACTCGAAGGACTGGGTTTTGGGGCGAAACTTGATGAAACACAGCTTTCTACAGGCGATATACCTAATGAACCTGATCCTGTGAGACAAGCTAAAGTACTTAAACTGTTATTAGGCATTAATGCTCTACTGTTCTTTATAGAATTCATCAGCGGAATTATTGCTGCGTCTACAGGATTGATTGCTGATTCTCTAGATATGTTTGCCGATGCAGCCGTTTATGGTATTGCGCTATATGCCGTCGGAAAAGCTGCGAAATATCAAGTGAAAGCAGCCCATTTCGCAGGTTGGATTCAGTTATTACTTGCTGTCATCGTGATTATTGATGTCATTAGACGATTCATGTTTGGAAGCGAGCCAGAATCAACGCTCATGATTGTTATTGGCCTGCTCGCACTTATAGCTAACGTGACATGCTTATATCTTATTTCTGGTCATCGAGAAGATGGCGCACATATGAAAGCCAGTTGGATTTTCTCGGCGAATGACGTTGTCGTAAATATGGGCGTTATATTTGCCGGTGTACTCGTGGCGTGGACGGGATCAGCTTATCCAGACTTAATCATTGGCATCCTGGTTTCTTTATTCGTGCTTAATGGTGCTCGAAAGATTTTGGCTTTGAAGTAA
- a CDS encoding helix-turn-helix domain-containing protein: MAKTLQELLASRSPESQARIQKMADELLLENQLHLIREELEISQKELAETLGIKQPSLSAIENRGNDLKISTMKKYVEAMGGKLRIDVELPTGKHIGFNV, encoded by the coding sequence ATGGCTAAGACTCTGCAAGAATTGTTAGCTAGCCGCTCTCCAGAGAGCCAAGCCCGTATTCAAAAAATGGCTGATGAATTACTGCTAGAAAATCAGCTTCATCTTATTCGTGAAGAACTCGAAATTTCTCAAAAAGAGCTTGCTGAAACTTTGGGAATAAAACAGCCATCGCTTTCAGCAATAGAAAATCGTGGCAATGATCTTAAGATTTCAACCATGAAAAAGTATGTTGAGGCAATGGGTGGGAAGCTCCGTATTGATGTAGAGCTTCCAACAGGAAAACATATAGGATTCAACGTTTAA
- a CDS encoding FeoA family protein: MNLFQVKQNQIVKIRDLKKGNQYSHTTDPVLERLQLLGFREGETLQVLAKGVFGGDPVLVQIETSRFALRKNEAERIFVELVSNED, encoded by the coding sequence ATGAATCTATTTCAAGTTAAACAAAATCAGATCGTCAAAATTAGAGATCTCAAAAAAGGTAATCAATACAGTCATACCACTGATCCCGTATTGGAACGGCTCCAACTATTAGGTTTTAGAGAGGGTGAAACTCTACAAGTACTCGCTAAAGGTGTTTTTGGCGGAGATCCTGTTTTAGTTCAGATTGAAACTTCAAGATTCGCATTAAGAAAGAATGAAGCTGAAAGAATTTTTGTAGAGTTAGTATCCAATGAAGATTAA
- a CDS encoding copper resistance protein B — MRTINLFSKTVLASSLLMVSAVSLAHNGEDHSAPEKMTVATSSSQNQPMQMDRSQMNHSQMNQAQHQATSTVNHLHHVPDANAQQSSHYDHRSEHGAQIYAITTVDNKWLVNEDGTGDLKSEFETRIGTDENKVFIKIHADKEESHDAHYDAKLLYSRMISDFWDAQIGARYRSEKVELNDHRKDTEENVDAVIGLHGMAPYFFETDAYLYAGEDNYAGFSLETERDFLITQKLIIQPYLELDAIFSDDSKYAKKTGLSSATAGFETRYEISKKIMPYIDIAYEYSKGNDETSWQIESNSEKGWLYGAGVRFRF, encoded by the coding sequence ATGCGCACCATTAATCTTTTTTCTAAAACTGTTTTAGCAAGCTCTTTGTTGATGGTCAGTGCAGTGAGTTTGGCACATAATGGTGAAGATCATAGTGCGCCTGAAAAAATGACAGTTGCTACATCTTCTAGTCAAAATCAGCCGATGCAAATGGATCGCTCTCAAATGAACCATAGCCAAATGAATCAGGCACAACATCAGGCAACATCTACGGTTAATCATTTACATCATGTACCAGATGCGAATGCTCAGCAGAGTTCGCATTATGATCATCGCTCAGAACACGGTGCGCAAATTTATGCGATTACGACAGTGGACAATAAGTGGCTTGTCAATGAAGATGGCACAGGTGATTTAAAGTCAGAGTTTGAAACCCGTATTGGCACAGATGAAAATAAGGTTTTTATTAAAATTCATGCCGATAAAGAAGAATCGCATGATGCACATTATGATGCCAAACTTTTATATAGCCGTATGATTTCAGACTTTTGGGATGCACAGATTGGTGCACGTTATCGTAGTGAAAAAGTTGAACTCAATGATCATCGCAAAGACACCGAAGAAAATGTTGATGCGGTGATTGGCTTACATGGTATGGCGCCATATTTCTTTGAAACTGATGCTTATCTCTATGCGGGAGAAGACAATTATGCGGGCTTTAGCCTAGAAACGGAACGTGATTTTCTGATTACGCAAAAGTTGATTATTCAACCTTATTTAGAGTTGGATGCTATCTTTAGTGATGACTCTAAATATGCGAAAAAAACTGGTTTAAGCAGTGCAACCGCAGGGTTTGAAACTCGCTATGAAATCAGTAAAAAGATCATGCCGTATATCGACATTGCCTATGAGTATTCAAAAGGTAATGATGAAACGTCGTGGCAAATAGAATCAAACTCTGAGAAAGGTTGGTTATATGGAGCTGGTGTTAGATTTAGATTTTAA
- a CDS encoding type II toxin-antitoxin system RelB/DinJ family antitoxin yields the protein MATVNFRIDEALKEKSYSILKEQGIAPTDFFTSILEYVATTGKLPVKKALLSEEDEELLALVRKRINDPKEMFEEVTLDDL from the coding sequence ATGGCTACTGTTAACTTCAGGATCGATGAAGCCCTTAAAGAAAAATCTTATTCAATCCTTAAAGAGCAAGGTATTGCACCTACGGATTTCTTCACTAGTATTCTTGAGTATGTTGCTACGACTGGGAAACTGCCTGTCAAAAAAGCTTTGCTTTCAGAAGAAGATGAAGAATTATTAGCTCTTGTTCGTAAGCGCATTAATGATCCTAAAGAGATGTTTGAGGAAGTCACATTAGATGACTTATAA
- a CDS encoding efflux RND transporter periplasmic adaptor subunit, producing MFDLKNSLKKQSGKISQPLLIGLVIGATVLLSIFLILSGKNKSETSDEHAEEEGAEEHGSEEHGGETEEHAEGVSLTAKQLVEQGIQLSAVDQGPVVKLSSYPAKLNVNTDQQAHVSPSFSGHVENVYVELGQKVQKGQPLATLLVPDLVDQQANLKIEQTNLELAKQDFERERQLWSQGISAKQDYQRAYNSYKRAQIQVQAAQSRLSAFGAVNASNGRYILKAPISGVISKKDLVLGENVQLADQLFTIDRLDQLWLEFIVPNSEIMGLAPNQKIEFKSLQTEKVYQAVIQTLNTEADIQTGRLQVRAKVESNATELRPNLMVNVQLQQRSESTALRVLKSAVQNVDGKDVVFVATQHGQKVEFSPQPVKLGQSSGDSQWIEVVSGLSQGQKYAAQGSFLLKSELEKGEASHEH from the coding sequence ATGTTCGATCTTAAAAACAGCTTAAAAAAACAGAGCGGAAAAATCTCTCAACCTCTACTGATTGGTTTGGTCATCGGCGCAACCGTACTCCTCAGTATTTTCTTGATCTTGTCGGGTAAGAATAAATCTGAAACATCAGATGAACATGCAGAGGAAGAAGGCGCAGAGGAACATGGAAGTGAAGAACATGGCGGTGAAACCGAAGAGCATGCAGAAGGCGTGAGCCTGACGGCCAAGCAACTGGTGGAACAGGGCATACAGTTATCAGCGGTCGATCAAGGTCCGGTGGTTAAATTAAGTTCTTATCCTGCCAAACTCAATGTGAATACGGATCAGCAAGCGCATGTCTCACCGAGTTTTAGCGGTCATGTAGAAAATGTTTATGTAGAACTCGGCCAAAAAGTTCAGAAAGGGCAGCCTTTGGCTACATTGCTTGTTCCTGATCTAGTTGATCAGCAGGCCAATCTTAAAATTGAACAAACCAATCTGGAACTGGCGAAACAAGACTTTGAGCGTGAGCGTCAATTGTGGTCACAGGGTATCTCAGCAAAACAGGACTATCAACGGGCTTATAACAGTTATAAACGGGCACAAATTCAGGTTCAAGCGGCCCAATCACGTTTAAGCGCATTTGGTGCAGTGAATGCCAGTAACGGGCGCTATATTTTAAAAGCCCCAATTTCTGGCGTGATCAGTAAAAAGGATTTGGTTCTCGGGGAAAATGTTCAGTTAGCCGATCAACTCTTTACGATAGACCGGTTAGATCAACTCTGGCTTGAATTTATTGTTCCAAATTCTGAAATTATGGGCTTAGCCCCGAATCAAAAGATCGAATTTAAATCCTTGCAAACAGAAAAGGTTTATCAAGCTGTTATTCAGACTTTAAATACTGAAGCGGATATTCAAACAGGTCGTCTTCAGGTGCGAGCAAAAGTTGAATCGAATGCAACCGAATTACGTCCAAACTTGATGGTGAACGTACAGTTGCAACAACGGAGTGAAAGTACCGCATTACGGGTACTTAAGTCCGCAGTTCAGAATGTCGATGGAAAAGATGTGGTTTTTGTCGCCACTCAGCATGGACAAAAAGTTGAATTCAGTCCGCAACCTGTGAAATTAGGTCAATCGTCTGGGGATAGCCAGTGGATTGAAGTGGTGAGTGGGCTTAGTCAGGGACAAAAATATGCCGCTCAAGGCAGTTTTTTACTGAAATCCGAGCTGGAAAAAGGAGAGGCTTCACATGAGCACTGA
- a CDS encoding type II toxin-antitoxin system RelE/ParE family toxin → MWTVITTDLFNQWLEQQDESTQEKVLAALVVLQQQGPSLGRPLVDTVYESKFTNMKELRVQHRGRPLRAFFAFDPLRQAIVLCIADKGGKKRFYKDMLDIADEQYQLHLTTLGDKSNG, encoded by the coding sequence ATGTGGACAGTCATTACGACAGATCTATTTAATCAGTGGCTTGAACAGCAAGATGAATCTACTCAAGAGAAGGTCCTAGCTGCCCTGGTTGTTCTACAGCAGCAGGGGCCGAGTTTAGGCCGCCCTTTAGTAGATACTGTGTATGAGTCTAAATTTACCAATATGAAAGAACTGCGCGTTCAACATCGCGGTAGACCCTTAAGAGCTTTCTTCGCATTTGATCCCTTACGACAGGCTATTGTTCTATGTATTGCTGATAAAGGCGGTAAAAAGCGTTTTTATAAAGACATGCTGGATATTGCAGATGAACAATACCAACTTCATCTCACTACCCTAGGAGATAAATCTAATGGCTAA
- the feoB gene encoding ferrous iron transporter B gives MKIKNIALVGNPNCGKTSLFNTLTGTRQKVANYAGVTVERKEGSFNLPSGDAIRVLDLPGTYSLKPSSLDEEVTRAVCLGELKGEILPDIFICVVDATNLSLHLSLVLEVRALNRPMILVLNMMDEVKKRGISIDKDKLSQLLGIPVVEAVAVKTKGIQDLINQLDQKNLFITPYHSELSHFEQVKQITKQVILNNDNGDKRTAFLDKIFLHPVLGLVILTLTMFVMFQAVFIWATPFIEFIENFIVWLSDFIGPLIQHPLLKSLVVDGVIAGTGSVLAYMPQILILFFFILMLEESGYLPRAAFLLDKLMSKAGLSGRSFIPLLSSFACAIPGIMATRSISSERDRLATIMIAPLMTCSARLPVYALLIAAFIPNQLIYGWLSLQGLVLFGLYMSGIVSALLVSLFLKLVRKDKTESIFIFELPTYRIPDIRNIALGLYDRATIFLKRVGGIIVALSILLWVLVTFPQAPDNATMPAINYSLAGQLGHLIHPIFAPIGFTWEICIALIPAMAAREVVIAALGVIYAMSGDEDTVTQSLLSQISGPDGWGLATGLSLLVWFIFAPHCLATLATIRRETGSWKQPIIMATYLFALAYIFSFITYQVASKF, from the coding sequence ATGAAGATTAAGAATATTGCATTAGTCGGTAATCCAAATTGCGGAAAAACCTCTTTATTTAATACACTTACTGGTACGCGACAAAAAGTTGCCAACTATGCTGGGGTTACCGTAGAAAGAAAAGAAGGTTCTTTTAACTTACCTTCTGGTGATGCAATACGAGTATTGGACTTACCCGGAACTTACAGTTTAAAACCTAGTAGTTTAGATGAAGAAGTCACCAGGGCAGTTTGTTTGGGCGAGCTAAAAGGTGAAATTCTACCCGACATTTTTATATGCGTCGTAGATGCCACAAATTTAAGCTTACATTTGAGCTTGGTTCTCGAAGTTCGTGCTTTAAATCGCCCTATGATTCTTGTATTAAATATGATGGATGAGGTCAAAAAGCGTGGTATTTCCATTGATAAGGATAAACTGTCTCAACTGTTAGGTATCCCTGTAGTTGAAGCTGTCGCAGTTAAAACAAAAGGAATTCAAGATTTAATTAATCAATTAGATCAAAAAAATCTTTTTATTACTCCTTATCATTCTGAATTAAGTCATTTTGAACAGGTCAAACAAATCACCAAACAAGTTATTTTAAATAATGACAATGGTGATAAAAGAACCGCATTTCTAGATAAAATTTTTCTACATCCTGTATTGGGTTTAGTAATCTTAACTTTAACCATGTTTGTGATGTTCCAGGCGGTATTTATATGGGCAACACCTTTTATAGAATTCATTGAAAATTTTATCGTATGGCTCAGTGATTTTATTGGACCACTAATCCAACATCCTCTATTAAAAAGCTTGGTAGTCGATGGGGTAATTGCTGGCACAGGTAGCGTGCTTGCATATATGCCTCAGATTTTGATTTTATTCTTCTTCATTTTAATGCTTGAAGAGTCAGGCTATTTACCCCGGGCAGCATTTCTTTTAGATAAATTAATGTCTAAAGCCGGGCTTAGCGGCCGTTCATTTATTCCTCTGCTATCCAGTTTTGCTTGTGCGATTCCCGGAATTATGGCAACCAGAAGTATCAGCTCTGAACGGGACCGATTAGCAACAATTATGATTGCACCCTTGATGACCTGTTCAGCAAGATTGCCCGTATATGCTTTATTGATCGCGGCATTTATTCCGAACCAATTAATCTACGGCTGGTTAAGTCTGCAAGGATTAGTCCTTTTTGGTCTTTATATGTCGGGAATAGTCTCAGCGTTATTAGTTTCACTCTTTCTGAAGTTGGTTCGAAAAGATAAAACTGAAAGTATTTTTATTTTTGAGCTTCCCACATACCGAATTCCAGATATTAGAAATATTGCATTAGGCTTATATGATAGGGCAACTATTTTCTTAAAACGAGTTGGTGGCATTATCGTTGCACTGTCTATCTTGTTATGGGTGCTAGTCACGTTCCCTCAAGCACCAGATAATGCAACCATGCCAGCCATTAACTATAGTTTAGCTGGTCAGTTAGGACATTTAATTCACCCTATATTTGCGCCTATTGGTTTTACATGGGAAATATGTATTGCACTCATTCCTGCTATGGCAGCAAGGGAAGTTGTAATTGCAGCTCTTGGGGTGATTTATGCGATGTCAGGTGATGAAGATACTGTAACTCAAAGTCTGTTAAGTCAAATTTCAGGCCCGGATGGATGGGGGTTAGCCACAGGTTTATCATTATTGGTATGGTTTATTTTTGCTCCCCATTGTCTTGCTACGTTAGCAACAATTAGACGAGAAACTGGCAGCTGGAAACAGCCCATCATTATGGCAACTTATTTGTTTGCATTAGCCTACATCTTTTCATTCATCACATATCAAGTTGCGAGTAAGTTTTAA